A genomic region of Rhizobium sp. NXC24 contains the following coding sequences:
- a CDS encoding histidine phosphatase family protein, protein MRARLSWVCHGMTEANRKNRFPVDEPLEAKATQQAGLLAAQLGTVDRAWTSPALRAGQTAVAMGLDAATEPSFRECDYGRWQGRSITELHEADAEALSRWMLDLDAAPHGGEPLSAVLARVGDWMKSHTGEGGHSVVVTHATVIRAAILHVLQAPPTAFWTIDVESLGIVEMTSDGRRWQLRFPNAVR, encoded by the coding sequence ATGAGAGCGCGTTTGAGCTGGGTCTGCCACGGAATGACCGAAGCCAACCGGAAGAACCGGTTTCCGGTGGATGAGCCGCTGGAGGCAAAGGCCACTCAACAGGCCGGCCTGCTTGCCGCGCAGCTTGGAACGGTCGACCGCGCGTGGACGAGCCCGGCTCTACGGGCCGGCCAGACGGCTGTGGCTATGGGACTTGACGCTGCAACGGAACCATCTTTCCGCGAGTGCGACTATGGGCGCTGGCAAGGCCGGTCGATCACCGAGTTACACGAAGCCGATGCGGAAGCGCTGTCGCGGTGGATGCTGGATTTGGATGCGGCGCCGCATGGTGGCGAACCCTTATCCGCCGTCCTCGCCCGCGTCGGCGATTGGATGAAGAGCCACACCGGCGAGGGCGGTCACAGCGTCGTCGTCACGCATGCGACCGTCATCCGTGCCGCTATTCTCCATGTGTTGCAAGCGCCGCCTACCGCGTTCTGGACGATCGATGTGGAATCGCTCGGCATCGTGGAGATGACCAGCGACGGCCGCCGCTGGCAGCTTCGTTTTCCGAATGCCGTAAGATAG
- a CDS encoding cyclic nucleotide-binding domain-containing protein, with the protein MLQLYLEGLARASLAWLITLELAGIVVWHLIPRWRVNLRLVVEIGFFAAMTAVLIGSDISPIRFQGYGLEDAHAFAVIMAKLLWWLHLAWAIIGFVRIYLVLEGKPHEEHLLQDIVVGLVYLCVTLSALAFVLGIPIGTLVATSGVIAIVLGLALQNTLGDVFSGIALTLGRSYSLGDWILLADGTEGRVIASTWRSTQVLTGANNVVALPNSVLAKLGLTNISQPDETHLLKMTVRVAPTRMPSIVEDVMQSVLAGCNSIVREPPPQVALKNLDAVALEIELQFWVRNPSLRTKARNEVMDLFYRHCKSAGLLLAMPPSAIALMSEPPSEERAKPPEITPLALIEAIPIFFGLTMSEKELLARSCAVREYQKNDIIVHQGEMLASMMIIRAGILAMRYGEQEQRRLSPGDFFGESGLLAGMGEVCTLQALTRVTVYEIDQQSFAPLLGARPAMAEEIAARLSARADHVRHLPLSKTGQERSARALLKAMRTIFGS; encoded by the coding sequence ATGCTGCAGCTATATCTTGAAGGACTTGCGAGGGCTTCACTTGCATGGCTGATCACTCTCGAGCTGGCCGGCATCGTCGTGTGGCATTTGATCCCGCGCTGGCGTGTGAACCTCCGGCTTGTCGTGGAGATTGGCTTCTTTGCCGCGATGACCGCCGTTCTCATCGGCAGCGACATCTCGCCTATCCGGTTTCAAGGCTACGGCCTGGAAGACGCGCATGCTTTTGCCGTCATCATGGCGAAATTGCTGTGGTGGCTCCATCTCGCATGGGCGATCATCGGCTTCGTACGCATCTATCTGGTTCTAGAAGGCAAGCCACACGAGGAGCACCTTCTCCAGGATATCGTGGTCGGGCTGGTCTATCTTTGCGTCACCTTGTCGGCGCTGGCCTTCGTGCTTGGCATTCCGATCGGAACACTGGTCGCCACATCAGGCGTGATTGCTATCGTCCTCGGTCTGGCACTGCAAAACACCCTCGGAGATGTCTTCTCCGGCATCGCTCTTACTCTCGGGCGGAGCTATTCCCTGGGCGATTGGATTCTGCTCGCGGACGGGACGGAGGGGCGTGTCATTGCCAGCACCTGGCGGTCGACACAGGTTCTGACCGGAGCAAACAACGTCGTCGCTCTGCCCAACAGCGTCCTTGCCAAACTCGGACTGACGAACATCAGCCAGCCCGATGAAACGCATCTTCTCAAAATGACGGTGCGGGTGGCGCCGACGCGGATGCCCTCCATCGTCGAGGACGTCATGCAGTCGGTCTTGGCCGGTTGTAATTCGATCGTCAGGGAACCGCCCCCACAGGTGGCGCTGAAGAATTTGGACGCTGTCGCCCTGGAAATCGAGCTGCAGTTCTGGGTCAGGAATCCATCGCTGCGCACGAAAGCCCGAAATGAAGTGATGGATCTGTTTTATCGCCACTGCAAATCCGCCGGATTGCTGTTGGCGATGCCACCATCGGCTATCGCACTCATGAGCGAACCGCCCAGCGAAGAGCGCGCCAAGCCGCCTGAAATAACGCCGCTTGCCCTCATTGAGGCGATTCCCATTTTCTTCGGTCTGACGATGTCGGAGAAGGAACTTCTGGCCCGATCATGCGCGGTCCGTGAATATCAGAAGAACGACATCATTGTTCATCAGGGAGAAATGCTGGCCTCGATGATGATCATTCGCGCAGGGATCCTCGCAATGCGCTATGGCGAGCAGGAACAGAGACGGCTTTCGCCCGGGGATTTCTTCGGCGAGAGCGGCTTGCTTGCGGGAATGGGCGAAGTCTGCACACTGCAGGCGCTCACGCGCGTCACCGTCTATGAAATCGATCAACAGAGCTTTGCGCCGCTGCTCGGCGCGCGCCCGGCCATGGCGGAGGAGATAGCTGCAAGACTCTCCGCCCGAGCCGATCATGTGCGCCATCTGCCTCTCTCCAAAACCGGACAGGAGCGCAGTGCGCGCGCCCTCCTGAAGGCAATGCGGACGATCTTCGGCAGCTAA
- a CDS encoding EAL domain-containing protein, with amino-acid sequence MSGRGNRIDKGHSALILKAIAKGGLSFVVQPIHDAQDIEAILYAECLARVTDAEGVVHTAGAFVPQLERLEGRFDLDLRMLELVLSALTADAALTLGCNLSAATLSAPDRFADIFNRISRQPELTSRLVVEVTETYPLVGAPVERLKMIRALGCRIAIDDFGTGYATPSHLLQVTADIVKIDASFIRDIRPGRDGHDSLYHLVGFASCLAPLVVVEGIETEAQLEAARSTGGTHAQGFLLSRPMALQQLPQMRKFGLREVG; translated from the coding sequence ATGAGCGGTAGAGGCAACCGGATTGACAAGGGGCATAGCGCCCTGATTTTAAAGGCAATCGCCAAGGGCGGCTTGAGCTTTGTCGTACAACCGATCCATGACGCCCAAGACATTGAAGCGATCCTCTATGCCGAATGCCTGGCGCGTGTAACGGATGCCGAGGGTGTCGTTCACACCGCAGGCGCCTTCGTGCCGCAGTTGGAGCGACTGGAAGGTCGCTTCGACCTCGATCTCCGCATGCTGGAGTTGGTTCTGTCTGCCTTGACGGCGGATGCGGCACTGACACTCGGCTGCAATCTATCCGCAGCCACTTTGTCCGCGCCGGATCGATTTGCCGATATCTTCAATCGAATCAGCCGCCAGCCCGAGCTCACGTCCCGGCTTGTCGTTGAAGTTACCGAGACCTATCCGCTCGTCGGCGCGCCCGTCGAGCGGTTGAAGATGATACGTGCACTCGGTTGCCGCATTGCGATCGATGATTTCGGCACCGGCTATGCGACCCCCTCGCACCTGCTGCAGGTTACGGCCGATATCGTCAAAATCGATGCGTCCTTCATCCGCGATATCAGGCCCGGCCGGGATGGCCATGATAGCCTGTATCACTTGGTCGGTTTTGCATCCTGTCTGGCGCCCCTGGTTGTTGTCGAGGGCATAGAAACCGAGGCGCAATTGGAGGCGGCACGCTCGACCGGCGGGACGCATGCGCAAGGCTTCCTTCTGTCCAGGCCCATGGCGCTTCAGCAGCTTCCTCAAATGCGTAAATTCGGCCTACGGGAGGTTGGATGA
- the cyoD gene encoding cytochrome o ubiquinol oxidase subunit IV codes for MSSNANSSHHSADAHAHGHGHGHGHGHGGHEAGHGTFKSYVTGFILSVILTAIPFWLVMAKVFSDPAVTAVLIMILGAIQIIVHMIYFLHLNTKSEGGWNMMALIFTIVLVVIALSGSLWVMHHLNSNMMPMSPDMMRNMP; via the coding sequence ATGAGCTCGAACGCCAATTCTTCGCATCATTCCGCCGACGCCCACGCTCACGGCCATGGTCACGGTCACGGTCACGGCCATGGCGGCCATGAGGCCGGCCACGGCACGTTCAAGAGCTACGTGACGGGGTTCATCCTCTCCGTCATCCTGACTGCCATCCCCTTCTGGCTGGTCATGGCCAAGGTCTTCTCCGATCCGGCCGTCACGGCGGTGTTGATCATGATCCTCGGCGCCATCCAGATCATCGTGCACATGATCTATTTCCTGCACTTGAACACCAAGTCGGAAGGCGGCTGGAACATGATGGCGCTGATCTTCACCATCGTGCTGGTGGTCATCGCGCTTTCCGGCTCGCTCTGGGTCATGCACCACCTCAATTCCAACATGATGCCCATGTCGCCCGACATGATGCGCAATATGCCGTAA
- a CDS encoding CbtA family protein, whose protein sequence is MVGRLLLRGMLVGVLAGILIFAFAHTFGEPLVERAIAFEEQAAQAAGEAPEPEIVSRATQAGLGLFTGALVYATAVGGLFALVFAYVYGRISPFGARGTAALLAIAAFIAISLVPDIKYPANPPAVGNPDTIGARTELFFVMIVASVVAMVAAVSLVRGLVTRYGSWNGVIFAGIAYIVFIGLVQYLLPTINEVPEQFSAVVLWRFRIASLGMHAILWATLGLAFGAWAERDLPQVRYGRTSMRRA, encoded by the coding sequence ATGGTTGGACGTCTTTTGCTCCGCGGCATGCTGGTCGGAGTGCTGGCGGGTATTCTCATTTTTGCCTTCGCCCATACTTTCGGCGAGCCGCTCGTCGAGCGGGCGATCGCGTTTGAAGAGCAGGCTGCCCAGGCGGCAGGCGAAGCCCCGGAACCGGAGATCGTCAGCCGCGCCACCCAGGCAGGCCTCGGCCTCTTCACCGGTGCCTTGGTCTATGCAACGGCAGTCGGCGGGCTCTTTGCCCTGGTCTTCGCCTATGTCTATGGCCGTATCAGCCCCTTTGGCGCCCGCGGCACTGCCGCGCTGCTGGCAATCGCCGCCTTCATCGCCATCTCCCTGGTTCCCGACATCAAATATCCGGCCAATCCGCCGGCGGTCGGCAATCCGGACACTATCGGCGCGAGGACCGAGCTGTTCTTCGTGATGATCGTTGCCTCCGTCGTCGCCATGGTTGCCGCGGTGTCCCTCGTCCGCGGTCTGGTAACACGCTACGGTTCATGGAACGGCGTGATTTTCGCTGGCATCGCCTACATCGTGTTCATCGGCCTGGTTCAATACCTCCTGCCGACGATCAACGAAGTGCCGGAGCAGTTCTCCGCCGTCGTGCTCTGGCGCTTCCGCATCGCGTCGCTCGGCATGCACGCGATCCTGTGGGCGACACTCGGCCTCGCCTTCGGGGCATGGGCCGAACGTGACCTGCCGCAGGTTCGCTACGGTCGCACATCCATGCGCCGGGCCTGA
- a CDS encoding CBS domain-containing protein, with protein sequence MVIDINATLETAALSLSNPGIGLAVVSGENGKATGVLSKSDLIRHLMDREPDASVVTLMSRNIVSCDPDDELLAAWQIMVAQRLQNMPVLGADSKPLGVLDIRDAMKVLFEQEQLQEHMLADYITGLGYR encoded by the coding sequence ATGGTGATCGATATCAACGCCACGCTGGAAACCGCCGCCCTCTCGCTTTCAAATCCCGGGATAGGATTGGCTGTCGTGAGCGGCGAAAATGGCAAGGCAACCGGCGTGCTCAGCAAGTCCGACCTTATTCGCCACCTTATGGACCGAGAACCGGACGCTTCGGTGGTGACACTCATGAGTCGGAATATCGTTTCCTGCGATCCCGATGACGAGCTCCTGGCCGCCTGGCAGATCATGGTGGCGCAGCGTCTGCAAAACATGCCGGTACTCGGCGCGGATTCGAAGCCTCTCGGCGTTCTCGATATTCGCGATGCGATGAAGGTGCTGTTTGAGCAAGAGCAGCTACAGGAGCATATGCTCGCAGATTACATAACGGGATTGGGCTACCGGTAG
- a CDS encoding DUF2934 domain-containing protein — protein MPTEQGHEWIKRRAYSLWEEAGRPHGRDQEHWNQAVAEREDLERTRASVDGEDILIKFRGKKPILGKAPEPQPFSKLTGTR, from the coding sequence ATGCCGACTGAACAGGGACATGAGTGGATCAAAAGACGTGCATATTCTCTGTGGGAAGAAGCGGGCCGTCCGCACGGCCGTGATCAGGAACATTGGAATCAGGCTGTTGCCGAGCGGGAAGATCTTGAGCGCACGCGGGCTTCCGTGGACGGCGAAGACATTCTCATCAAGTTCAGGGGAAAAAAGCCCATCCTCGGTAAAGCACCAGAACCTCAACCATTCTCGAAATTGACTGGCACGAGATAA
- a CDS encoding SDR family oxidoreductase translates to MKILIIGGTGLIGSKTAERLRKKGHEVIAASPNTGVNTITGEGLAQAVAGAQVVLDLANSPSFEDKAVLEFFETSGRNLLAAEAAAGVKHHIALSVVGTERLPRSGYLRAKMAQENLIRSSGIPYTIVHSTQFFEFLAGIAQSATVGETVHLPAVNFQPIASDDVADVMADVALAPPANGIVYIAGPERGRFTDIVARFLKAANDPRKVVADPHALYFGTELDDRSLVPEEGDNPRLGAIGFDQWFSQSARKN, encoded by the coding sequence ATGAAAATCCTTATTATTGGCGGCACGGGCCTCATCGGTTCAAAGACGGCGGAGAGGCTGCGCAAGAAGGGTCATGAAGTAATAGCAGCCTCCCCGAATACGGGGGTTAACACCATTACCGGCGAAGGATTGGCCCAGGCCGTCGCTGGAGCACAGGTCGTGCTTGACCTGGCAAATTCGCCATCCTTCGAGGACAAGGCCGTTCTGGAGTTTTTCGAAACCTCCGGCCGAAACCTGCTTGCCGCAGAAGCGGCCGCCGGCGTTAAGCATCATATCGCGCTCTCGGTCGTCGGGACCGAGCGCCTGCCGCGCAGCGGCTATTTGCGCGCCAAGATGGCCCAGGAGAATCTGATCAGGAGTTCCGGGATACCCTATACCATCGTTCACTCGACGCAGTTCTTCGAGTTCCTGGCCGGCATCGCTCAGTCGGCAACCGTCGGTGAGACCGTGCACCTGCCGGCCGTCAATTTTCAGCCGATTGCGTCGGACGACGTCGCTGATGTCATGGCGGACGTGGCGCTTGCGCCGCCGGCGAACGGCATCGTTTACATCGCCGGGCCGGAGAGGGGGCGCTTCACCGACATTGTCGCGCGGTTCCTGAAAGCGGCCAATGATCCGCGCAAGGTCGTTGCGGATCCGCACGCACTCTATTTCGGCACGGAGTTGGATGACCGCTCGCTCGTCCCGGAGGAAGGCGACAACCCGCGCCTGGGCGCCATCGGCTTCGACCAGTGGTTCAGCCAATCTGCTCGCAAGAACTGA
- a CDS encoding sugar phosphate isomerase/epimerase, whose amino-acid sequence MVTAVDVKAPLISLAFSTLGCAELELDEALALAARHGLDAIEIRALGGMIDLPAYFAERFGTPAGLVHALERAPVAICALNTSMRLVGATPQAKEEFLRYLPWAEAAGIKALRIFDGGSTGDAGELSEALSTLEWWRETARREGFASDIMVETHDFLVHPDALGRFLEAAPDCALLWDTHHTWRKGGQDPAETWKQVRRNTRHLHVKDSISKPSGKLPYTYTPPAAGEFPMAALLSALAADRYDGVMSLEWERLWHADLPPLDHALREARQANWWPQSDAGDPER is encoded by the coding sequence ATGGTTACCGCCGTTGACGTCAAAGCCCCACTGATATCGCTGGCATTTTCGACACTGGGCTGCGCAGAGCTGGAATTGGATGAAGCCCTGGCTCTGGCCGCACGTCATGGCCTCGATGCGATCGAAATTCGTGCTCTCGGCGGTATGATCGATCTGCCGGCCTATTTTGCCGAGCGGTTCGGCACTCCGGCAGGCCTTGTCCATGCGCTCGAGCGAGCCCCTGTGGCCATTTGTGCGCTCAACACGTCGATGCGCCTCGTCGGCGCTACGCCGCAAGCGAAGGAAGAGTTCCTGCGTTACCTTCCCTGGGCCGAGGCGGCCGGCATAAAAGCGTTGCGCATTTTCGATGGCGGCAGCACGGGTGATGCCGGCGAACTTTCCGAGGCGCTGTCGACACTGGAATGGTGGCGCGAGACGGCCAGGCGCGAGGGTTTTGCATCGGATATCATGGTGGAGACACACGATTTTCTGGTGCATCCGGACGCGCTCGGCCGCTTTCTGGAAGCGGCACCCGATTGCGCCCTGCTCTGGGATACGCATCATACCTGGCGCAAAGGCGGACAAGATCCCGCGGAGACCTGGAAGCAAGTCCGTCGCAATACCAGGCACCTGCATGTGAAGGACAGCATCTCGAAGCCGAGCGGGAAGCTGCCATATACTTACACGCCCCCCGCCGCCGGCGAGTTTCCGATGGCGGCGCTGCTCTCTGCATTGGCCGCCGATCGCTATGACGGCGTCATGAGCCTTGAATGGGAGCGGCTGTGGCATGCAGATCTCCCCCCGCTCGACCACGCCCTGCGGGAGGCAAGGCAAGCGAACTGGTGGCCGCAGTCCGATGCAGGCGATCCCGAACGGTAA
- a CDS encoding CbtB-domain containing protein produces the protein MADTTFAPTAIPTPIPVGEILPWAIFAGLLLMLAIYFIGAEQGATALMSGSYVHEFVHDARHLLGFPCH, from the coding sequence ATGGCTGATACCACCTTCGCACCGACCGCAATCCCGACGCCGATCCCGGTTGGCGAAATCCTGCCTTGGGCGATTTTCGCCGGTCTTCTCCTCATGCTGGCGATCTACTTCATCGGCGCCGAGCAAGGTGCGACCGCGCTGATGTCGGGCTCGTATGTGCACGAATTCGTGCACGACGCGCGCCACCTGCTCGGGTTCCCCTGCCACTAA
- a CDS encoding MucR family transcriptional regulator, producing the protein MKQSREAADARPHEIRETMMDAFNSRRDLPQSQTHVLFDGCVKIVSAYVSHNPVLAGSLPKLIADVHEALQALNGSASPMESAKPVPAVDLKKSVTNDYIICLEDGKRFKTLKRHLRVHYGMTPEEYRAKWGLAPNYPMVAQNYANRRSELAKLSGLGANGNKPQE; encoded by the coding sequence ATGAAGCAGTCACGCGAGGCGGCCGACGCCAGGCCACATGAGATTCGGGAAACGATGATGGACGCTTTCAATAGTAGAAGAGACCTGCCCCAGTCGCAAACGCATGTTCTGTTTGACGGCTGTGTGAAGATTGTTTCGGCCTATGTCAGCCACAACCCTGTTCTTGCCGGGAGCCTTCCGAAGCTGATCGCGGATGTGCATGAAGCGCTGCAGGCTTTGAATGGATCCGCATCTCCGATGGAGTCAGCCAAGCCTGTTCCGGCCGTCGATCTCAAGAAATCGGTGACGAACGACTACATCATTTGCCTCGAGGACGGGAAACGCTTCAAGACGCTCAAACGGCACCTGCGCGTTCATTACGGCATGACGCCCGAGGAATATCGCGCAAAATGGGGTCTTGCTCCCAACTATCCGATGGTCGCCCAGAATTATGCGAACCGCCGTTCGGAACTCGCCAAGCTCTCCGGCCTCGGCGCCAACGGCAACAAGCCGCAAGAATAA
- a CDS encoding SURF1 family protein, whose protein sequence is MTDTPTDTLSKKPRSTLALAIWVILLLLLTAALIALGTWQVKRLSWKLDLIARVDARVYAPPVAAPGPAEWSAIDAAGYEYKHVQTTGTFLNDKEAQVYASTALGPGYWVLTSMKAADGMIIIVNRGFVPTDKRNPDTRPAGELAGETTVTGLLRINEPRGTLLRSNVPSEERWYSRDVTAIAAARGLQNVAPYFIDADDTKNPGDLPVGGLTQIVFPNNHLVYAITWYGLAVMTSGLAAYLIYFERQRAKASR, encoded by the coding sequence TTGACCGATACCCCCACCGACACTCTTTCCAAAAAGCCCCGCTCCACGCTCGCGCTTGCCATCTGGGTAATCCTGCTTCTGCTATTGACCGCAGCGCTCATTGCGCTCGGCACCTGGCAGGTGAAGCGGCTGTCCTGGAAGCTGGATCTGATCGCCCGCGTCGATGCCCGGGTGTACGCGCCGCCCGTGGCCGCCCCCGGCCCAGCGGAATGGTCCGCGATCGACGCCGCCGGCTACGAATACAAGCATGTTCAGACGACCGGCACCTTCCTCAACGATAAGGAAGCGCAGGTCTATGCCTCGACCGCGCTCGGCCCCGGTTATTGGGTGCTGACGTCGATGAAAGCGGCTGACGGTATGATTATCATCGTCAATCGCGGTTTCGTGCCGACCGACAAGCGCAACCCGGACACCCGCCCAGCCGGCGAGCTGGCTGGCGAGACGACCGTCACCGGCCTGCTCAGGATCAACGAGCCGAGGGGCACGCTGCTGCGCTCCAACGTGCCATCGGAAGAGCGCTGGTATTCCCGCGACGTTACGGCGATCGCCGCCGCGCGGGGCCTTCAAAACGTCGCGCCCTATTTCATCGATGCGGACGATACGAAAAATCCGGGCGATCTGCCTGTCGGTGGCCTGACGCAGATCGTCTTCCCCAACAATCATCTCGTCTACGCCATCACATGGTACGGGCTTGCCGTGATGACATCAGGCCTTGCCGCCTATCTTATCTATTTTGAGCGGCAGCGAGCGAAGGCGAGCCGCTAA
- a CDS encoding helix-turn-helix domain-containing protein has translation MRKASFCPGPWRFSSFLKCVNSAYGRLDEYSAPCLAKLLGKTNLGPGVHRGDARLDRGGDGMIKHPSFARDHDFSAAQDVQAQARLSLLFEELQGLFPGVSYIGSDLPFALVGGDEPHIIIHNISGNASGRVTIDPENGLYVFCELDSATGIVLATASEERLIDEIVAHLSASDDNLVPRTVNTAVGVLVGQTVEDVERKLILQTLRHCNGNPTYAAFMLGIPLILLCTKLATYFADPAKDFADPAKDFAGPAEDLADAAGHAEPVKKDRQ, from the coding sequence ATGCGCAAGGCTTCCTTCTGTCCAGGCCCATGGCGCTTCAGCAGCTTCCTCAAATGCGTAAATTCGGCCTACGGGAGGTTGGATGAATATTCCGCGCCTTGTCTCGCGAAGCTGCTCGGCAAAACGAACCTGGGGCCAGGAGTCCATCGGGGGGACGCGCGGCTTGATCGCGGAGGTGACGGCATGATCAAACATCCTTCCTTCGCTCGGGACCATGATTTCTCGGCCGCACAGGATGTGCAGGCGCAAGCTCGGCTTAGTCTGCTATTCGAGGAGTTGCAGGGCCTGTTCCCCGGCGTTTCGTACATCGGTAGCGACTTGCCGTTCGCTCTTGTGGGCGGAGACGAGCCGCACATCATTATTCACAACATCTCGGGAAATGCCTCCGGACGGGTCACGATCGATCCCGAAAACGGCCTTTATGTCTTTTGTGAACTCGACAGCGCCACCGGCATCGTACTGGCGACGGCGAGCGAAGAGCGGCTGATCGATGAAATCGTCGCACACCTCTCCGCCAGCGACGACAACCTTGTGCCGCGCACCGTGAACACCGCCGTCGGCGTTCTCGTCGGCCAGACCGTGGAGGATGTCGAGCGAAAACTCATCCTTCAGACCCTGCGTCATTGCAACGGCAATCCAACCTATGCCGCCTTCATGCTCGGCATTCCCCTTATCCTCCTGTGTACCAAGCTGGCCACCTACTTTGCAGATCCTGCAAAGGACTTTGCAGATCCTGCAAAGGATTTTGCGGGTCCTGCAGAGGACCTTGCAGATGCGGCTGGCCATGCAGAGCCCGTGAAGAAAGACCGGCAATGA
- a CDS encoding inorganic phosphate transporter, with protein MVDVVSSNSEGGDHPIHGAGGSAKWFLPLFGIVVLGGLAYVGYALGNDLANAAAVPWILLGLALLIALGFEFVNGFHDTANAVATVIYTRSLPAEFAVIWSGFFNFLGVLTSSGAVAFGILALLPVELILQVGSGSGLAMVFALLTAAIVWNLGTWYLGLPASSSHTLVGSIIGVGLANQFLAPAGSATSGVDWSQASNVGLSLLLSPIIGFCLAAVLLLVSKVLIRNKELYEAPKGNTPPPLWIRGLLIFTCTGVSFAHGSNDGQKGMGLIMLILIGLVPTAFALNKTPDVNYLDAYKAASAQVETVLGKYVKAGIATPADPKAAVSVAVKSKTWTDETTPALQAYIHATSAEIAAYPSVEKLPNGLVGNVRNDIYLIGESLKLIDKQKLLQMSPDDLKAVTNYHAAVDHATKFIPLWVKVAVALALGLGTMVGWKRIVVTVGEKIGKTHLTYGQGGAAEVVAMLTIGAADHLGLPVSTTHVLSSGVAGTMAANGSGLQWSTVRNMLMAWILTLPASIALAFVLFIVLRQVF; from the coding sequence ATGGTCGACGTCGTTTCAAGCAATTCGGAGGGTGGTGACCATCCTATTCACGGCGCAGGCGGTTCCGCCAAATGGTTCCTGCCGCTCTTCGGCATCGTCGTACTCGGCGGCCTTGCTTACGTTGGCTATGCCCTTGGCAACGATCTTGCCAATGCGGCGGCGGTTCCGTGGATCCTGCTCGGATTGGCGTTGCTGATCGCGCTCGGCTTCGAATTCGTCAACGGTTTCCACGATACGGCCAATGCGGTCGCTACCGTCATCTACACCCGTTCGCTGCCGGCCGAATTTGCGGTTATCTGGTCGGGATTCTTTAATTTCCTCGGCGTGCTGACCTCTTCCGGTGCCGTCGCGTTCGGCATTCTGGCGCTGTTGCCCGTCGAACTGATCCTGCAGGTCGGCTCGGGCTCCGGCCTTGCCATGGTCTTCGCCCTGTTGACCGCCGCCATCGTATGGAACCTCGGCACCTGGTATCTCGGCCTGCCGGCTTCGAGCTCGCACACGCTCGTCGGCTCCATCATCGGCGTCGGTCTTGCCAATCAGTTCCTGGCGCCGGCCGGTTCCGCCACGAGCGGTGTCGACTGGTCGCAGGCAAGCAATGTCGGCCTGTCGCTGCTGCTGTCGCCGATCATCGGCTTCTGCCTAGCCGCTGTGTTGTTGCTGGTCTCCAAAGTTCTGATCCGCAACAAGGAGCTTTATGAAGCGCCGAAGGGCAATACGCCACCGCCGCTGTGGATCCGCGGCCTGCTGATCTTCACCTGCACCGGCGTCAGCTTCGCCCATGGTTCGAACGATGGCCAGAAGGGCATGGGTCTGATCATGCTCATCCTTATCGGCCTGGTGCCGACCGCTTTCGCGCTGAACAAGACGCCCGATGTCAATTACCTCGATGCCTACAAGGCAGCCTCGGCGCAGGTCGAGACGGTACTCGGCAAGTATGTGAAGGCCGGCATCGCCACGCCTGCAGACCCGAAGGCTGCCGTCAGCGTTGCCGTGAAGAGCAAGACCTGGACGGACGAAACGACACCGGCACTGCAGGCCTATATCCACGCCACCAGTGCCGAGATCGCCGCCTATCCGAGCGTCGAAAAACTGCCGAACGGCCTCGTCGGCAACGTTCGTAACGACATCTACCTGATCGGTGAATCGTTGAAGCTCATAGACAAGCAGAAGCTGCTGCAGATGAGCCCGGATGATCTGAAGGCCGTGACCAACTATCACGCCGCGGTCGATCACGCGACCAAGTTCATTCCGCTCTGGGTGAAGGTTGCGGTGGCGCTGGCACTCGGCCTCGGCACCATGGTCGGCTGGAAGCGTATCGTCGTCACCGTCGGCGAAAAGATCGGCAAGACGCACCTGACCTATGGCCAGGGCGGCGCCGCCGAAGTCGTCGCCATGCTGACGATCGGTGCGGCCGACCATCTCGGCCTGCCGGTTTCGACCACGCACGTCCTGTCCTCCGGCGTCGCCGGCACGATGGCCGCCAACGGTTCCGGTCTGCAGTGGTCCACCGTCCGCAACATGCTGATGGCCTGGATCCTGACGCTGCCCGCCTCGATCGCGCTTGCCTTCGTGCTGTTCATCGTGCTCCGCCAGGTCTTTTGA